From the Candidatus Poribacteria bacterium genome, one window contains:
- the rpsM gene encoding 30S ribosomal protein S13 produces MARIAGVDLPRDKRVDIALTAIYGIGRYTASQIVTDLDLEPGKKVDNLAENEISQLRDKVQEYKIEGDLRREIDQNIKRLMDINSYRGLRHRRQLPVRGQRTNTNARTRKGKARTISVGRKAKEAARKGG; encoded by the coding sequence ATGGCAAGGATCGCAGGGGTTGACTTACCCCGAGACAAACGGGTGGATATTGCCCTAACAGCAATTTATGGCATCGGCCGTTATACCGCATCGCAAATTGTCACCGACCTTGATCTTGAACCAGGAAAAAAAGTTGACAACCTCGCTGAAAATGAGATTAGCCAACTCCGAGACAAGGTTCAAGAATACAAGATTGAAGGTGATTTGCGTCGCGAAATCGACCAGAATATTAAACGGCTAATGGATATTAACAGTTATCGTGGTTTGCGGCACCGTCGGCAGCTGCCTGTCCGTGGACAGCGTACGAATACCAATGCTCGCACTCGCAAAGGAAAAGCACGAACGATTTCCGTTGGTAGAAAAGCCAAAGAGGCAGCACGCAAGGGCGGCTAA
- the rpsK gene encoding 30S ribosomal protein S11, translated as MRGRRRERKNVPEGIAHIQATFNNTIITITDLNGNTVAWANAGMTFTGSRKSTPFAAQQTAEACARRAMDHGMKRVEVRVKGPGSGRESSIRALAAAGLEISLMKDVTPIPHNGCRPPKRRRV; from the coding sequence TTGCGTGGAAGAAGAAGAGAACGCAAGAACGTCCCCGAGGGTATCGCACACATACAGGCGACCTTCAATAATACAATTATTACGATAACAGACTTAAACGGAAATACCGTTGCTTGGGCAAACGCCGGTATGACCTTTACCGGTTCGCGGAAGTCAACGCCTTTTGCTGCGCAACAGACAGCAGAAGCGTGTGCCCGTAGAGCAATGGATCACGGCATGAAACGCGTGGAGGTTAGAGTTAAAGGTCCTGGATCAGGACGAGAGTCTTCAATACGCGCACTCGCTGCAGCTGGACTCGAAATTAGCTTAATGAAAGACGTGACTCCGATCCCACACAATGGATGTCGTCCCCCTAAG
- the rplR gene encoding 50S ribosomal protein L18, translating to MGHLRRRKRVRQKISGTGDRPRLSVFRSIKHIYAQLINDELGVTVAEASTLSPELKENLSTGGNITAAESVGALIAQKAKQQKIEVVVFDRGGHIYHGRIKALAEAAKAEGLKF from the coding sequence ATGGGCCATTTACGGCGCCGGAAGCGTGTCCGTCAAAAGATTAGTGGTACCGGTGACAGACCGAGGCTCTCTGTTTTTCGAAGCATAAAACATATTTATGCGCAGCTTATTAACGATGAACTTGGCGTGACGGTCGCTGAAGCCTCGACTTTATCCCCTGAACTGAAAGAGAACCTTTCAACCGGTGGAAATATAACCGCAGCGGAGAGCGTTGGTGCCCTTATCGCGCAGAAAGCCAAACAGCAAAAGATAGAGGTCGTGGTCTTTGACCGGGGCGGACATATCTATCACGGGCGCATAAAAGCACTTGCTGAAGCTGCAAAAGCGGAAGGATTGAAGTTTTAA
- the rpsE gene encoding 30S ribosomal protein S5 yields MKDKINPDDFEFEERMIKINRVMRVGKGRRTPSFNSLTVVGNRDGIVGIGFGSASEVAGALRKSFADARKNLIRVPIVNGTLPHEIVSEFKSAKVLLKPASPGTGIIAGNATRAILEFAGVRDALTKCLSSRNVKNIAEATMLGLKNLKDVNEVARLRDLSVEELLKKR; encoded by the coding sequence CTGAAAGATAAAATCAACCCTGATGACTTTGAATTTGAAGAGCGCATGATTAAAATCAACCGCGTGATGCGAGTTGGTAAAGGGCGGCGAACGCCCAGTTTCAATTCGCTCACTGTTGTTGGAAATCGTGACGGTATTGTTGGTATCGGATTCGGAAGTGCGAGCGAGGTGGCTGGTGCCCTCCGAAAAAGTTTCGCGGATGCCCGAAAAAATCTCATTCGGGTTCCAATTGTCAACGGCACGCTTCCACATGAAATCGTCAGCGAATTCAAATCTGCAAAAGTTTTGTTGAAACCAGCGAGTCCTGGGACAGGTATCATCGCAGGAAATGCAACACGTGCTATTCTCGAATTTGCAGGCGTTCGAGATGCGTTGACAAAATGCCTATCCTCCCGAAACGTGAAAAATATCGCTGAAGCTACCATGTTAGGATTGAAGAACCTCAAGGATGTTAATGAAGTCGCACGGTTAAGAGACCTGTCCGTCGAAGAACTACTCAAAAAACGCTAA
- the secY gene encoding preprotein translocase subunit SecY, with product MIKAFQNAFKIPELRKRIMFTALLLIVYRLGAHITLPGIDDQALEAFFQQLMERGGNVIGFIDLFSGGAFSQMTIFALGIQPYISASIIMQLLAVIVPSLERLSKEPDGRKKITQYTRYGTVILSIIQGITISIVLRNPENITGQAGEIVRNPNLWWHFLVVLTLTAGTSFVMWLGEQITERGIGQGISLIITVGIIAGLPGGVTTVFNNLITRPEFGILQLALLVGLVVVAVMGTVFITLSVRKIPVQYGRQIRGRRVIGGQSTHLPLRVNAAGMIPIIFAVTLIQFPPTVLGFLPRDWGWVAGVETLIAPGTPLYLAVYGLLIIGFTYFYTAVQINPIQMAEDLQKYGGFIPGIRAGKQTADYINTTLTRITLPGAIFLAAIAVIPIIITSRLNVGNMVEGASILIVVGVVLDTMSQIESYLTVRHYEGFLKDRKLKGRRR from the coding sequence GTGATTAAGGCATTTCAAAACGCTTTTAAAATACCCGAATTGCGGAAACGTATCATGTTTACGGCGTTGCTCTTGATTGTTTACCGCCTTGGTGCCCACATTACGCTTCCAGGTATCGACGACCAGGCACTTGAAGCTTTTTTTCAGCAACTTATGGAGCGTGGGGGTAATGTCATTGGATTCATTGACCTGTTTTCTGGTGGTGCCTTTAGCCAGATGACGATTTTCGCGCTCGGCATACAACCTTATATTAGTGCCTCAATCATTATGCAGCTCCTCGCCGTTATTGTCCCTTCATTGGAGCGACTCTCCAAAGAACCTGACGGCAGAAAGAAGATCACCCAGTATACCCGATATGGAACGGTTATACTCAGTATCATTCAAGGCATAACGATTAGCATCGTCTTGCGGAACCCAGAGAACATTACGGGTCAAGCAGGCGAAATCGTGAGAAACCCCAACCTCTGGTGGCATTTTCTCGTCGTCTTGACCCTCACAGCAGGAACTTCCTTTGTGATGTGGTTGGGGGAACAGATCACTGAACGCGGCATTGGACAAGGCATTTCATTAATTATCACAGTCGGAATTATTGCCGGATTGCCCGGTGGTGTTACAACTGTTTTCAACAATCTGATAACGAGACCAGAGTTCGGCATTTTACAACTCGCGCTTTTAGTCGGTCTTGTTGTTGTAGCCGTCATGGGAACTGTGTTTATCACACTTTCTGTGCGGAAGATTCCGGTGCAATACGGCAGGCAGATCCGCGGACGTAGAGTGATCGGTGGACAATCGACCCACCTGCCACTCCGAGTTAATGCAGCTGGCATGATTCCAATCATCTTCGCTGTCACACTCATCCAGTTTCCACCGACTGTACTCGGCTTTCTCCCACGGGATTGGGGATGGGTAGCTGGTGTAGAAACCCTCATTGCTCCGGGAACACCGTTGTATCTCGCTGTTTATGGATTGTTAATTATTGGCTTCACCTATTTCTACACAGCCGTGCAAATCAACCCGATTCAAATGGCAGAGGATTTACAAAAATACGGCGGTTTTATCCCCGGTATCCGTGCTGGCAAACAGACTGCAGATTACATTAACACCACACTTACGCGTATTACGCTTCCAGGGGCAATTTTTCTCGCCGCTATCGCCGTGATTCCGATTATTATCACAAGTCGGCTTAACGTTGGAAACATGGTGGAAGGTGCTTCTATCTTGATTGTCGTCGGAGTCGTGTTAGATACAATGTCACAAATCGAATCCTATTTAACGGTCCGCCATTATGAAGGATTCTTAAAAGATCGTAAGCTCAAAGGCAGACGGCGTTAA
- the rpmJ gene encoding 50S ribosomal protein L36: protein MKVKPSVKKMCNQCKIVKRKGIIRVICPSNPKHKQRQG from the coding sequence ATGAAAGTCAAACCTTCTGTTAAAAAGATGTGTAACCAGTGTAAAATTGTCAAACGAAAAGGGATAATCCGCGTCATTTGTCCTTCAAACCCGAAGCACAAACAAAGACAAGGCTAA
- the rplO gene encoding 50S ribosomal protein L15 encodes MKLNELKPAPGANRSRKRVGRGNASGWGGTCGRGHKGQKSRSGSSIPAWFEGGQMPLVRRLPKRGPRRTGHKRREYDIINVETLNLFEDAAVVNPEALREAGLIKRKDALVKILGDGELEKQLKVQAHRFSKSAIEKIESKGGTTEVLQMHANTGNAA; translated from the coding sequence ATGAAACTGAATGAACTCAAGCCCGCGCCTGGTGCAAACCGTTCCAGAAAGCGGGTAGGCAGAGGCAACGCTTCGGGCTGGGGCGGGACTTGTGGTCGTGGTCACAAAGGGCAAAAATCTCGATCTGGTAGTTCAATTCCCGCATGGTTTGAAGGCGGACAGATGCCGCTCGTACGACGGCTCCCGAAGCGAGGACCGCGGCGGACCGGACACAAACGACGTGAGTACGATATTATCAACGTAGAAACCCTCAATCTCTTTGAGGACGCAGCGGTCGTTAATCCGGAAGCCCTTCGCGAGGCAGGCTTAATTAAACGGAAGGATGCACTGGTAAAGATACTCGGCGACGGTGAACTCGAAAAACAGCTGAAAGTCCAAGCGCATCGCTTCTCAAAATCCGCAATCGAGAAAATTGAATCCAAAGGTGGCACAACCGAAGTACTTCAGATGCATGCAAATACTGGCAACGCTGCGTGA